The Phoenix dactylifera cultivar Barhee BC4 unplaced genomic scaffold, palm_55x_up_171113_PBpolish2nd_filt_p 000487F, whole genome shotgun sequence genome has a segment encoding these proteins:
- the LOC113461789 gene encoding pentatricopeptide repeat-containing protein At3g16610-like, with translation MARILLIFESIGGRIRSYPTKRMALLRRLNHLHTQSRANLIIRPPSNRAKLSSIETTLKTLRLRNSPVDVSTYCKLLDTCIRSKSWVQVKKIHHHILSNSAYVTNPSLLERIALAYISCNEIEQARVVFDQIPQPSVFLWNAMIRAYSSKGPFDRAIDLYHRMVDCGIKPNKFTFPFVLKACSGLAALEEGIQIHNHGRRVGLDSDLFVCTALVDMYMKCGCLDDAHEVFNRMPKRDVVAWNAMVTGYALHGMYEETVGFVLEMQKMGTSPNSSTLVAILPVVGQVQSLKQGKSIHGFCVRRCFHEEDVLVGTALLDMYAKCEYLNYAWRIFSSMTVRNEVTWSAMIGGYVLCDRVIEALWVFDQMMLEGSTNVSPASFACILRACASFSDSRKGTRVHCYVAKFGYLSDISVSNSLLSMYAKVGSLDDALRFFNEMDPKDTVSYSAIISGCVQNGNAKEALNIFRKMQLSSIEPDAATMVGVLPACSHLAALQHGKCAHVYVTVYGLASEISICNALIDMYAKCGRIDLAREVFDRMSKQDIVSWNTLITGYGIHGLGNEAILLFYTMVGDGLLPDDITFICLISACSHSGLVTEGKHWFHAMSQIYGITPRMEHYICMVDLLGRGGFLDEANDLIQKMPFEPDVRVWGALLGACRVHENIELGEKVSKVIHKLGPEGTGNFVLLSNIYSAAGRFDEAAQVRNLQRDKGFKKSPGCSWVEIRGTVHAFIGGDQSHPQSSSIHQKLEDLLAQIKKLGYQADTSFILQDIEQEEKEHALLHHSEKLAIAFALLNPRSDEPIFVTKNLRVCGDCHTAIKYITLVTKRAITIRDANRFHHFNDGLCNCGDFW, from the coding sequence ATGGCTCGGATTCTTCTGATATTTGAAAGCATCGGTGGTCGTATCAGGTCTTACCCCACCAAGAGGATGGCATTGTTGAGGAGATTAAACCATTTACACACACAATCCAGAGCAAACCTAATCATTCGCCCACCTAGTAATCGCGCCAAACTTTCTAGCATCGAGACGACTCTAAAAACACTTCGACTCCGCAACTCTCCAGTAGATGTCAGCACCTACTGCAAGCTTCTAGATACTTGCATTCGCTCAAAATCATGGGTGCAAGTCAAGAAGATCCATCACCACATCCTTAGCAACAGTGCTTACGTCACAAACCCATCTCTCCTTGAGAGGATTGCCCTTGCGTATATATCTTGCAACGAAATCGAGCAAGCGCGCGTTGTCTTTGATCAAATTCCGCAGCCTAGCGTTTTTCTCTGGAATGCCATGATCAGGGCTTACTCTTCGAAAGGTCCATTTGATCGAGCCATCGATCTTTACCACCGTATGGTGGATTGTGGCATCAAACCGAACAAATTTACGTTCCCCTTTGTTCTCAAGGCATGTTCGGGTCTTGCAGCACTAGAGGAAGGCATTCAGATTCATAACCATGGGAGAAGGGTTGGCTTAGATTCTGATCTATTTGTGTGTACTGCTTTGGTTGATATGTACATGAAATGTGGGTGCCTGGATGATGCACATGAAGTGTTCAACAGAATGCCCAAAAGAGATGTCGTTGCATGGAATGCAATGGTCACTGGCTATGCACTTCATGGAATGTATGAGGAGACGGTTGGTTTTGTCTTAGAAATGCAAAAAATGGGTACAAGTCCGAACTCTTCTACCTTGGTAGCAATTCTTCCTGTGGTTGGACAAGTGCAGTCACTGAAACAAGGGAAAAGCATTCATGGGTTCTGCGTAAGGAGGTGCTTTCATGAGGAAGATGTTCTGGTAGGTACTGCTTTACTGGATATGTATGCAAAATGTGAATACTTGAACTATGCTTGGAGAATATTTAGTAGCATGACTGTCAGAAATGAGGTGACTTGGAGTGCAATGATTGGAGGGTATGTACTGTGTGATAGGGTGATAGAGGCCCTGTGggtatttgatcagatgatgCTTGAGGGATCTACTAATGTGTCACCCGCCTCTTTCGCTTGTATTCTTCGGGCTTGTGCCAGTTTCTCTGATTCAAGAAAGGGGACAAGGGTACACTGTTATGTGGCTAAATTTGGTTATCTTTCAGACATCAGTGTTTCAAATTCTCTTCTCTCCATGTATGCTAAGGTTGGAAGTCTTGATGATGCTTTGAGGTTTTTCAATGAGATGGATCCAAAAGATACTGTCTCTTATAGCGCAATTATTTCAGGATGTGTACAAAATGGGAATGCTAAGGAAGCACTTAATATATTCAGAAAGATGCAATTATCTAGTATAGAGCCAGATGCTGCAACGATGGTGGGAGTTCTTCCAGCTTGTTCCCATTTAGCTGCTCTGCAGCATGGAAAATGTGCTCATGTCTATGTCACAGTTTATGGGCTTGCATCAGAGATTTCAATATGTAATGCTCTGATTGACATGTATGCAAAGTGTGGGAGAATCGACCTTGCTAGGGAAGTTTTTGATAGGATGTCAAAACAGGACATAGTGTCATGGAATACACTGATTACAGGTTATGGAATCCATGGGTTGGGTAATGAAGCTATCTTATTGTTTTATACCATGGTAGGCGATGGTTTACTGCCTGATGACATCACATTTATATGCCTTATATCTGCTTGCAGTCATTCAGGATTAGTTACTGAAGGAAAACACTGGTTTCATGCTATGAGTCAGATTTATGGTATTACCCCAAGGATGGAACACTACATCTGTATGGTTGATCTTTTGGGTCGTGGTGGTTTTTTGGATGAAGCCAATGATTTGATCCAAAAGATGCCATTTGAACCAGATGTTCGTGTGTGGGGTGCCTTGCTTGGGGCATGCCGAGTTCATGAGAACATTGAACTGGGTGAAAAAGTGTCAAAAGTGATACATAAGCTGGGGCCTGAGGGTACTGGTAACTTTGTTCTGTTGTCTAATATATACAGCGCTGCTGGGAGATTTGATGAAGCTGCACAAGTTAGAAACCTGCAGAGGGACAAGGGTTTTAAGAAAAGTCCGGGATGCAGTTGGGTTGAGATTAGAGGCACTGTCCATGCTTTTATTGGTGGGGATCAATCACATCCACAGTCATCAAGTATACACCAAAAGTTGGAGGATTTGCTGGCGCAGATCAAGAAATTGGGTTACCAGGCCGATACAAGTTTTATATTGCAAGATATAGAACAAGAGGAGAAGGAGCATGCTCTTCTACACCATAGTGAGAAGCTGGCAATAGCATTTGCACTTCTCAATCCGAGGTCTGATGAGCCCATATTTGTTACTAAAAATTTGCGTGTTTGTGGTGATTGCCACACTGCCATAAAGTATATCACATTGGTCACAAAAAGAGCTATCACTATACGGGACGCTAATAGGTTTCATCACTTCAATGATGGACTGTGCAACTGTGGAGATTTTTGGTGA